One Anguilla rostrata isolate EN2019 chromosome 15, ASM1855537v3, whole genome shotgun sequence genomic window carries:
- the tmem131 gene encoding transmembrane protein 131 isoform X3, with amino-acid sequence MASRGRTQTFSYLSMGTKATCLGVLRLLFIAFSHVVQANKQAFIQSDTILEVLHFGEGGLLQTESDIGLGSYHQKSASLHRGNCRPIRFEPPMLDFHEQPVGMPKMEKVYLHNPSSEEKIILISISATTAHFHASFFQNGVIPPGGNTSFDVVFLARVVGNVENTLFINTSDHGVFTYQVFGVGIPNPYRLRPFIGARIPVNSSFSPLINIHNPHSEPLQVVEMYSSGGDLHLELLTGQQGGTRKLWEIPPFETKGVMRASFSSRDADNHTAYLRIKTNASSEDEFIILPVEVEVTKTPGIYSSIEMLDFGTLRSQDRPKQLNLHLLNSGTKDVQITSVRSTPPNEAIKIDYSSVTLKAGENNYTKVASISFDASKARRPSQFSGKITVKAREKTYSKLEIPYQAEVLEGYLGFEHTATLFHIRDSPTDPVERPIFLTNTFSFAVRVHSVFLPDQAKTMFQIQNFSDPILIPPREARYIFSLHFQPIRPSLHIDSNILLVTNASKFHLPIRAYTGFLEPFVLPPSLSQHFLDFSVLSATDTSSNMFMVVNSNPIELEIESWMVTGDSLSVELLRAERGNRTTVLPRIRELQNASASDHNSVILASGYTAVFRVTLVARGLEGTYDGAVHLRTDYEILTIPVKAVIAVGSLESSPKHIVLPPSFPGKSVHQSFSIMSSFSQRVKLQHIRSLTEDVRFYYRRLRNSKDELEPRRKSKVANIYFDSSLQCGDHCYAGLPFILKSEAKPHGLLMQEDMWDADVDLHQTLLRRWRELKESSGHEVEALFEVNTDLQKNVQAKVSARITWPSIINSSRQILFPLTNTNSSSEEEVVLENPADVPVYVQLLPVALYPNPSVFTEKVFDRDKSFEKTFNINTNTLEFQVHKNQTSFSKKGTGFTEGPSRPFVYNVLLLPGEAKSFTVKFTPVSNHTVTSLLIVRNNLTVLDYVVVQGQGTTESLKVAGRPPGPGSSLRFKMTESLLKDCSEKVKLKEPNFTLKRTFKVENTGQLPVYIRSTEISGYACEGHGFKVVNCQEFALKPNASKDIVILFTPDFTASRVVRELKLVTAGGSAFVFVLNASLPYHMLATCAEALPRPSWELELYIIVSLIMSSMFLLVIATAYLEAQGIWEPFKRRLSFEASNTPMETGRPFDLREIVRIQSDTNLSEYGETSHGPARGMYSAGGSSSRAGGRQCGPQPHSHSLDGLRSRLSYGSRASMQLANSSSSSSSAQLGPKGGGGGGGGGISDGGGAQSQLTNRKARNAKQQQQQASSPLEQQVPAAAAAVPQPAQRLHPEGGARHSSEDSDYTSLVEAMDRDLERPESPAPEVFQEQPPSPAAQSKVAKGKVQRKNKAQKKREEKERRTKPRPQGDELKEAQMDNDDSSSTTTETSNPDMEASIKEEPVKKKGRPFTPDKEKEERPAFPTKPKNKKTANIKKEIPAQVKSSSLELPYVTPLENKQRKMFTAKSLVHPALAAGPKPRNLQKQRAVPCGKSESEDCRPSPLGKFRSNGSVQELGNSSSSEGEKDSPPPEWDSVPLLKAGSSADSLQQISLQTMNADSFLKRSISAISRTCSPPPAPLLVPRGSYSSVVNANSETGVKSASGNKNKLTKSTSLPGKNGNPTFAAVAAGYDKSPGGSGPVKGAGTKAEAPGKVTLPHMMSVESDGSDSSGLWSPIDSTQIPNFNSVNSFSAFGPNNTFNLTGVFSDMTFPKSPEPQQSWADFSAVSSSIWDAPASDPLHSWPSSSGSPTAPTASILGNTSGLWSSTTPFSSSIWSTSGDSSLHSFTPPTTGPLGDLIGGSEAPPQHNTTPTEIGRAYNPWNMWRPTLGRRSSEPWPSPPDNGN; translated from the exons GCCCGTGGGGATGCCTAAAATGGAGAAAGTTTACTTACACAATCCTAGTTCAGAAGAAAAGATCATATTGATATCAATATCAGCAACTACTGCTCATTTTCATGCATCGTTTTTCCAGAACGGG GTTATTCCTCCAGGGGGAAACACATCGTTTGATGTGGTCTTTCTCGCACGGGTAGTAGGAAACGtagaaaacacattatttattaatacgTCAGATCATGGGGTGTTTACATACCAG GTGTTTGGCGTGGGTATCCCAAACCCCTACAGATTGAGGCCCTTCATTGGGGCCAGAATTCCAGTGAACAGCAGCTTTTCACCGCTCATAAACATCCACAACCCACACAGTGAACCGCTGCAG GTTGTGGAAATGTACTCCAGCGGGGGGGACTTGCATCTGGAGCTGCTAACAGGCCAGCAAGGAGGGACCCGCAAATTATGG GAGATTCCCCCGTTCGAAACCAAGGGGGTGATGAGAGCCAGCTTCTCCTCGCGGGACGCCGACAACCACACGGCCTACCTCCGGATCAAGACCAACGCCTCCAGCGAGGACGAGTTCATCATCCTGCCCGTGGAGGTGGAGGTCACCAAAA CACCTGGTATTTATTCCTCCATAGAGATGCTCGACTTTGGTACGCTACGATCGCAAG ATCGGCCAAAACAATTGAATTTACATCTTCTAAATTCAGGAACAAAAGATGTACAAATTACA AGTGTCCGGTCAACACCACCAAATGAAGCAATTAAAATAGACTACAGTTCAGTCACGCTGAAAGCAGGAGAAAATAATTATACCAAAGTTGCAAGTATAAGTTTTGATG CATCAAAAGCACGGAGACCGTCTCAGTTTTCTGGCAAAATAACAGTGAAAGCGAGAGAAAAAACATACTCCAAACTTGAAATCCCATACCAAGCAGAAGTTTTAGAAGG GTATCTCGGGTTCGAGCACACGGCCACCCTGTTCCACATAAGGGACAGCCCGACGGACCCCGTGGAGAGGCCCATCTTCCTCACCAACACCTTCAGCTTCGCCGTCCGCGTCCACAGCGTCTTCCTGCCCGACCAGGCCAAGACGATGTTCCAA ATCCAGAACTTCAGCGACCCCATCCTGATCCCTCCCCGCGAGGCGCGCTACATCTTCTCCCTCCAtttccagccaatcaggccCTCCCTCCACATCGACAGCAACATCCTGCTCGTCACCAACGCCTCCAAGTTCCACCTGCCCATCCGCGCGTACACCGGCTTCCTGGAG CCCTTCGTCCTGCCGCCCAGTCTCAGCCAGCACTTCCTGGACTTCAGCGTGCTCAGCGCCACCGACACCAGCAGTAACATGTTCATGGTCGTCAACAGCAACCCCATCGAG ctggAGATCGAGTCGTGGATGGTGACGGGGGACAGCCTGTCGGTGGAGCTGCTGCGCGCCGAGCGGGGCAACAGAACCACCGTGTTGCCCCGGATACGGGAGCTCCAGAACGCGTCCGCGTCCGACCACAACTCC GTGATCTTAGCCTCGGGCTACACTGCCGTGTTCAGGGTCACGCTGGTGGCGAGGGGCCTGGAGGGAACCTACGATGGCGCTGTGCACCTCAGGACAGACTATGAG atatTAACGATACCAGTGAAAGCCGTCATAGCAGTGGGATCGCTGGAGAGCTCACCCAAGCACATCGTTCTTCCTCCCTCATTTCCG GGGAAGAGCGTTCACCAGAGCTTCAGCATCATGAGCTCGTTTTCTCAGAGGGTGAAGCTGCAGCACATCCGCTCGCTCACGGAGGACGTGCGCTTCTACTACAGAAGGCTCCGGAACAGCAAGGACGAGCTGGAGCCGCGACGCAAGTCAAAG GTAGCGAATATTTATTTTGACTCTAGCCTACAGTGTGGGGATCACTGCTACGCTGGCCTgccatttatattaaaat CCGAGGCCAAACCCCACGGGCTGCTGATGCAGGAGGACATGTGGGACGCAGACGTGGACTTGCACCAGACTCTCCTCAGGAGGTGGAGGGAGCTGAAGGAGAGCTCGGGACACGA GGTGGAGGCTCTGTTCGAGGTGAACACGGACCTGCAGAAGAACGTGCAGGCCAAGGTCTCGGCCAGGATCACGTGGCCCTCCATCATCAACTCCTCGCGTCAGATCCTGTTCCCCCTGACCAACACCAACAGCTCCTCC gaagaggaagtggtgTTGGAAAACCCAGCGGACGTGCCCGTCTACGTCCAGCTCCTTCCCGTCGCTCTCTACCCGAATCCATCCGTCTTCACAGAGAAGGTTTTTGACAG agATAAGTCATTTGAAAAGACCTTCAACatcaacaccaacacactgGAATTCCAGGTGCACAAAAACCAA aCATCCTTCAGTAAGAAGGGAACAGGGTTTACCGAAGGACCGTCGCGACCGTTTGTTTACAACGTCCTGTTGTTACCCGGAGAAGCAAAGTCCTTCACGGTGAAGTTCACTCCTGTCAGTAACCACACTGTGACCTCCCTCCTCATCGTCAG GAATAACCTGACGGTGCTGGACTACGTGGTGGTCCAGGGCCAGGGAACCACCGAGAGCCTGAAGGTCGCTGGCAGGCCTCCGGGGCCCGGGAGCTCCCTGAGGTTCAAGATGACCGAGTCTCTGCTCAAGGACTGCTCGGAGA AAGTAAAACTGAAGGAGCCGAACTTCACTCTCAAAAGAACGTTCAAAGTTGAAAACACGGGGCAGCTTCCGGTTTACATCCGATCCACCGAGATCAGCGGCTATGCCTGTGAAGGACACGGATTCAAAGTGGTGAACTGTCAAGAATTTGCACTTAAGCCAAATGCTTCGAAAGATATCGTCATACT GTTTACGCCCGACTTCACGGCCTCGCGGGTGGTGCGGGAGCTGAAGCTGGTGACGGCGGGCGGCTCCGCCTTTGTGTTCGTGCTGAACGCCTCGCTGCCCTATCACATGCTGGCCACCTGCGCCGAGGCCCTGCCCAGGCCCAGCTGGGAGCTGGAGCTCTACATCATCGTCTCCCTCATCATGAG CTCCATGTTCCTGTTGGTCATCGCCACGGCCTACCTGGAGGCCCAGGGCATATGGGAGCCGTTCAAGAGACGCCTATCTTTCGAAGCGTCCAACACTCCCATGGAAACAGGGAGACCCTTCGATCTCAGGGAAATCGTACGCATTCAGTCTGACACAAA CTTGAGTGAGTACGGCGAGACCAGCCACGGCCCGGCGCGGGGGATGTACAGCGCCGGCGGCTCCTCGTCCCGGGCCGGCGGGCGCCAGTGCGGCCCCCAGCCCCACTCCCACAGCCTGGACGGCCTGCGCTCCCGGCTCAGCTACGGCAGCAGGGCGTCCATGCAGCTGGccaactcctcctcctcctcctcctccgcgcaGCTCGGGCCCaaaggggggggcggtggtggcggcggaGGCATCTcggacgggggcggggctcagtccCAGCTGACCAATCGGAAGGCGCGGAACgccaagcagcagcagcagcaggcctcCAGCCCCCTGGAGCAGCAGGTtccagcagcggcagcagcagtaCCTCAGCCCGCGCAGAGGCTCCACCCTGAGGGCGGGGCCCGGCACAGCTCCGAGGACTCGGACTACACCAGCCTGGTGGAGGCCATGGACCGGGACCTGGAGCGCCCCGAATCGCCCGCCCCGGAGGTGTTCCAGGAGCAGCCCCCGTCTCCCGCTGCTCAGAGCAAAG TAGCGAAAGGGAAAGTCCAGCGTAAGAACAAGGCCCAGAAGAAGCGGGAGGAGAAGGAGCGGAGGACAAAACCTCGGCCTCAGGGGGACGAGCTGAAGGAGGCGCAGATGGACAACGACGAcagctcctccaccaccaccgaGACCTCCAATCCAGACATGGAGGCCAGCATCAAAGAG GAACCGGTGAAGAAGAAGGGCAGACCGTTCACACCGGACAAAGAGAAGGAAGAACGGCCAGCGTTCCCcacaaaacccaaaaacaagaaaacggCCAACATCAAAAAAGAGATCCCAGCCCAAGTCAAGTCCAG CTCACTGGAGCTGCCGTACGTCACACCCCTGGAGAACAAGCAGCGGAAAATGTTCACAGCCAAGAGCCTGGTGCACCCAGCGCTGGCGGCTGGGCCCAAACCCAGGAACTTACAGAAGCAGAGAG CAGTGCCCTGTGGGAAGTCGGAGTCGGAGGACTGCCGGCCCTCTCCCCTGGGAAAGTTCCGGTCGAACGGCTCCGTGCAGGAGCTGgggaacagcagcagctccGAGGGCGAGAAGGACTCCCCTCCCCCGGAGTGGGACTCCGTCCCGCTCCTCAAAGCCGGCAGCT CTGCAGACAGCCTCCAGCAGATCTCCTTGCAGACCATGAACGCAGACTCCTTCCTGAAGAGATCCATCTCTGCCATCTCCAGGACCTGCTCTCCTCCGCCCGCCCCCCTCTTGGTGCCCCGTGGGTCCTACAGTAGCGTGGTCAACGCCAACAG CGAGACGGGTGTAAAAAGTGCGAGCGGGAATAAGAACAAGTTGACCAAGTCGACTTCTCTGCCTGGCAAAAATGGGAACCCCACCTTCGCCGCTGTGGCAGCTGGCTACGACAAGAGTCCAG GAGGCAGTGGGCCAGTGAAGGGGGCGGGCACTAAGGCCGAGGCTCCTGGGAAAGTGACCCTCCCCCACATGATGTCTGTGGAGAGCGACGGCTCTGACAG CTCTGGGCTATGGAGCCCCATCGACAGCACCCAAATCCCCAACTTCAATTCTGTCAACTCCTTCTCGGCCTTCGGACCCAACAACACCTTCAACCTGACCGGAG TCTTCAGCGATATGACCTTCCCGAAGAGCCCGGAGCCTCAGCAGAGCTGGGCCGACTTCAGCGCCGTGTCCTCCTCCATCTGGGACGCCCCCGCCAGCGACCCTCTGCACTCCTGGCCCAGCAGCTCTGGGTCCCCAACGGCCCCCACTGCG TCCATTCTAGGCAATACCAGCGGCCTCTGGTCCTCCACCACCCCCTTCAGCAGCTCCATATGGTCCACCAGCGGGGACAGCAGCCTGCACTCCTTCACTCCGCCCACCACTGGCCCTCTGGGCGACCTGATTGGCGGTtctgaggccccgccccagcACAACACTACCCCCACAGAAATCGGCCGTGCCTACAACCCCTGGAACATGTGGCGCCCCACCCTGGGTAGGCGGAGCTCCGAGCCCTGGCCCAGCCCCCCAGACAACGGCAActga